In the genome of Engraulis encrasicolus isolate BLACKSEA-1 chromosome 21, IST_EnEncr_1.0, whole genome shotgun sequence, the window TGCACGACatagcgtgtctgcgaggaaagccccCCTTTGTCACCGTCACAGATTGTAGAATTGAATTTTCACCGcccaccttccctctctctctctctgttgccgtTTGATGTTGCAGCCACTACAAACTAATCGCCtggctgtcaattacaactttaaaaacaaaaatgttgatGTTGCCTGCTGACTGCGGCAACTTCCATACAGACTAGGCCTATAACTCAAAATATCCAACCGCATGACGAGACTGACAATTCCATttgcaaattacaagcgtcatgtaaacgttGCATGGCTCGGATAATCAGACACAGATATGATTATGAATGGTGAAAAAGAAGAGGGGAATgacgaaaagttatagacaagcaaagatgccttcttgcTGAGTTGCTATGCATAGGCTatgcctacatgcagcgccagatgtaaaggcaaaatggttgcgtgaggaatttaatatcttgcAATCGGTTTTATGATCGGCATAGTTTTCCGATcgccgatcaggctatttttaggCATTATCGGCCcatcatgatcggcagccgatcGATCGGAGCATCtttaaaaataagcttatttccaaaaatgggacagtatctctTTAAGCTAatttgaatgtgttatgcagggacaCATCGAGTTAAGTGTTACATATAGAGTTTGGCTTTAATATTGTGTTACACTTGGCATTCatgacctacagtatatcacgaaagtgagtacacccctcacagtttttgcagatttctgagtatatcttttcataggaaagcattacagaaatttcactttgacacaatgattagtgaccttttaacaacatatttaaccgcttaaatttcttgttcactcagaaaaaaaacaaaatacagccataaatgtttgaacatgtactcacaaaagtgagtacaccccagattagatTGCattcaatctatttaagccagatgcagactcaaaatgtaaaagtttaatgcaaagaaaggttgaaacgcacactgatgacctcccttttcatcccctttcatttagagacgattcaagccaacacagccccttctctaccggattttaatctggggtgtactcacttttgtgagtacatgttcaaacattaatggctgagttttgttttttctgagtgaacaagaaatttaagcggttaaatatgttgttaaaatgtcacaaatcattgtgtcaaagtgaaatttcttcaatgctgaaaagatatactcacaaatctgcaaaactgtgaggggtgtactcactttcgtgatatactgtatgtaatgcaaTGACCTAAGAAGTGTGATCATTGCAAAGTGCTGTGGGTATGTTCTACTGTAGGTCTACACAAACAGGTGTTTATCACTGCTGCAGATCTGCATCTTGGAAAAAATCCAACCCATccctccattcacacacacacacacacacacacacacacacacacacacacacacacacacagtactgaggGTACTGGCATGCTGCCAAGATAGGAGTATGAGAATGTCGTCTTTCAGCATCTGTAGCGTTTTGGAGTGCATgcacatccagataaaacaggtgACAGACTGAAAAACGATGAAACAAAAAAGGAAGAAGGTCCACACCCTGTTGCTGCTCCCAGATTATTCAACACAACGTCTGGTCTTCGTCAGCATCTCACGGCCACACTGCTGTAGTGATGCAGACAACACCGTCTGGGTCAAGACCTCGCCTCAATCTACAAAATGAAAGTCCATGTTCTTCATCTTGCTATGTttgttaaataaaaaaacaaactgcAATGGTACAGCATTTATTAATAACGTTTAAGACAAAGGCACACTTTACAAGATGATAGCCATGGctcatttccatcttttgtcccttgacaggttgaTGGTCCTTAACAAAatagaaatgaaaacaaatattgcTCACATTGTGAAAATAAAGTCCTTTATCAGTGCACTGGATGTCATCTGGGGTGATTCACAGCCTCAGGGGTATCTGAGCACCTTGCCAACAAATGGAGAATGCTGTCTATCCACATCTCACAGACACACTGCTGTAGCATGGTAACGACACTCCCTGTGTCGAGACCTAGCCCAGATctacaaaatggccaccatgataccagagatattctatagagatatgccaacataataggtttctatgggcacctaacgcaaccaggttccggtctgcctaaaggggcgtgtcataatgctcctacaatgaatagaacagtccttaggtctgcctaaggggggccataatagaaccaggaaataatgggccaatggaacctctctctctctactctctctgatgataCCGCTTATGTCGAGACCTACTCCAGATGTACAAAATGGCCGCCATGATACCGCCTATATCGACACCTAGTCCAGATATACATAATGGCGGGCAGAGGCCTTCGCCAGTTCAGCAGATATCACGTGGGGTCTTCTTGCTAATCTGAAATAGATGCCTGAATACATCGGCAATATCACTGCCGAGTGAGGTAACTGTTACTGTAGAAGAACTTTATTAGTCTCAGGACTCTCTGGGCCTCCTGCCAAGAGGACGAGAATGTTGTCTTTCCACACCTCAAAGGTGCACTGCTGAAGTGATGGGGATGAGGACACCTATGATGAGACCAGGGCAAGAACAAGTCTTTGAAGGATTGAGATTGAAGTCGGACCATAGAAGTAGAATTTATGACTAGAGTCGACACAGTAATTCACAACAGCACCGGAAAACGGCAAAAGAAGCCCTCATAACGTGCTCTTCAGTCAAAGAACAACCAGATtagataaaccagactaaatatcTACTTGAATCACCTGAATCGatgaaataaatttaaaaatcagTTCATATTAGGTAGATATTTAGCTACACATTTCAACTGTCCCCTTACAGGGTGATGATGGAAATTTCCACAAATATCTtcaaataatggctgccaggacAATTAGGGGTGTGACCACTCCAGAGTTACAGTATGTTCAACTTCTATGGCTGAGattgtgaactacaaaatggcaGCCGCAGAAGCCTTAAGGAGCGCAGCAGGTTCGATGCAGCATAATCCTCCTCAGATGACCCTGCCAAGAGCAGAATGCGGTCTCCATATCTCACACTGCTGCTGGGATGGAGACAACACCACCTGTATAGTCATGGGAATGTGCACCTATAATGAAACAAGGCAGTAACGAGTCTTTGAAGGGCTATGCCATAGTTGTCTGATtaccattgactttcaaatctctattCAACACTTGGTCTGAATAGAGTCATTTGCATTacgattaatgtttcccaaatggcatggttgacccgcctccctcggtttgctactggacgaggccagaaaaggctgttcCGAAGCCAATGATTGTATGGCGGaagcttaaaccatgtcactgccttgaacacacctctaccaagggacgttggagctgctcaaagttgattggtttccgacaaagtgggtggagttcccgatttctctggaTCGAGTAAGAGAAATTGTGTTAGGCTATTTACATCTGGAATGCTgtcctactactgctactactgctgctaatgctatggctatattactactactactacttagggcaggtgtcaccaacgtggtgcacgcgggcgccaggtagccctccaggagcttctgaggtgcccaccaaggatgaaAATAAACAGTGATGACTACCAGATTAtattcacagttaatgtttttcttttaatttaaatatgagattatttattctttataacctataaacaaattatcattcaataatagtgtgatttcagaatgatgccaagacatcagtagaggattttgaacaaaagtagccctcgggtagccctcagtatcCCTTggatagcccttggtagccctcagacccagaaaggttggggacccctgacttAGGGTATATCACTACACTTTACcgccattactactactactactactaacacattgaataccggcagTGCTTACGGAATTATGTTATAGAATGCTAGCATTCTAAACccttttttgatgttttttgtaGTCACAGTATATtatgtgataggatagtgaattGGAGGAGAGGGTTCACCTCTGACTCAgactaatataataataacaatacattttattttaatagcgtttcaagatacccaaggtcactttacattaAAACAGAGTAATAACAGTAGAAACAGtaataacaaagcatcaatgaatttatacatcacaactaaaatgggagattaaaaatgaaaagaaaaattaAAATAGTTATACAAGAATAACATAGAATACATATGTATATTAAATAAAAtgctaataaaataataattgaagGAAGTGGAAGTGCATGTCAGTGGTGAGATGAATATGCTACAGTGAAGAGGTGTGTCTTAAGCTTGGATTTCAAAGAGGACAGTGTAGAAAATTGATGAATTGTCAGCGGGAGTGCGTTCCATAGTTTGGGACCAATCACACTGAATACCCTGACGCCCATGGTGCacaggtgtgtggagggggtgataAGGAGGAGTGtatcagtggagcgtagtgtgcgggcggggttgtatggggtgaggagacttgtgatgtaggtggGTGCAAGGTTGTGTTGGACCTTGTAGACAAGGAGGAGGATTTTGGACTGTACTGGATTCATgattggataggaagccagtgtaattgatgaaAGATAggtgtaatgtgatgccagggtctggtgtgtgtaagtagtcTTGCTGCTAAATATAAGATTGAGTTCTGAATATATTGTAGACAGTTCATCTACTGTACAGGGAGACCAATCAAGACAAAGGCCACCATGATTATGTGTGTAGCATTAAAACAAGACCAAATATGACATTGAGATCTTATTACGGTCATAAAATAGAAGATGACTGATTCTCTTGACTTTGTCCCCAGATCTGCCTGAGGTTGGCAATTAGGCTTTGTTGAAATAATGAGGTGGCATTACAATGGGGGATGAGACTTATGTCACTTCTCCCCCTGGACCACCTGTCAGGCATTCCATCACTTAGACATGGGAGCAATAGCACAATCTTAGAAATGGAAACACTGGGTTTTTCAGAAGAAGACAAATACTGTAAAAATGGCCAAATTGTAACCTGAATTATAGCCAGGCAACCTAGATCCTTACAAAGTGTTGTGGCATTTACAGTTCAGCTGCCATTGTCTCACATTGTCACAACCATCCTCCGTAGGCGGTCATATCCGAGACATTTGAAATGCAACCTTCCCACATATAGTCTAATAAGAATCTCATTCATTGCATTATGTGTTCATTACAGTGTAGATTGTCATAGTGTTGACAGTGtagatcagggctattcaattagaatttcatctgggccacatttccaaaccaagaactgcagtcggactacacattttcagacatcacgaccaatgaaatgacacttaaaatcagtagtccacaaacgaattttaaacatgttcctctaacctaaaacttaaccacattgaatgtgaatgtataaaacaagcagaagattcacaagcaataatgtgttgtactgcagtaacaaaactgaaatgtatactgcttcagttgggggccatgcctgggctgcatgtggactgcatctgggccgcatgtggccctcgggcctccaattgaatagccctgctgtagatTGTCATCATACCATTTACTGGCCATCTCCCTCAGTCCTGGGAGTATGCCTGTTGTCCCTTCAGGCCTTCAACCTGATCTTTAGTGCATTTTTTTGACAGTGTACTTTTTCAGACAGGCAACATGCAAACTCACACTAACTGTAGAGAGTGACTACATTTTAGAAGTCACATTGTGACATCCAGTTATATAACGACATCAGAATAGAGAACCATTCATATTGTGTCCAATTTTCTGAAGACTATTTACAATTCAGCTGAGAACAAAACATCTGTATTATGTCCAGTTTAAAAGGCAGTATATGAGGTGACCATTCTTATCAAGTATAAATTCATTAATTGTTTGTCGCTTACTTTTGTGCTTCGGAATGCGACCTTCCCACATCAAAAAGTTTAGTGAGCGCTCCCTTCAGTCCCTGTAGTACTCCTGTTGCCCCATCACCCTGCTCTTCAGTGTAATACCCTCCACCATTCCTCTGCACCATTTCTCCAATGGTGTCAAACAACTTCTCTATCTGCCTCCTGTTGCTATATTCaccctcctgtctctccttccaGTCACGATTGTCTATGACAAGGTAGCGGTCACCGCATTTCTTTACGAGACTTGGCAGTGTGGCATCTTTCTTCTCAGAGTCCTGATTACTGCCCTCCTCAAGGAACTGCTGAATGGTCTGACCCCTCACTCTCAGCTCTTCACCAAACGTAAAGACTATCAGTGCATGGTTAAAAACTTCGCTTGTGAATAATTCCAGAATCTTGTTGAGAACGTCCATTTGTCCTTGCGTGAACCTTGCCGCTTTTAGCACAAGGATGAAGGCGTGGGGCCCTGGGGAGCTTAGCATGAGACATTTTGCTATCTCCGGTTCTATGTCCCTTTTGGTTATTGGGTCGAGGAAACCCGGAGTGTCAATCAGGGTGATCTTCCTCCCGTTGACGGTTTTACTGCGATCTTCACACTTGTTCGTCACTGCACACGGTGAACTCTTCACTTCAAAGACATCTTCCCCCAGGATGGTGTTGCCAGTGCTGCTTTTGCCATCTCCTGATTTTCCGAGAAGAACAATCCTCCACTCACCTGAAAATATAAGTagataataagcatattttattttGGCATGCCGACATAATTAACATAATAAATGCATCTTTTCACCCCCTCTGTAGTTTTAGGAATTGTTTTGCTGACATAATTTAGCATTTCCAGTGTCGCACATACCCCGATGTCTAACACTTCCTACatactaaattaacactgcaatttacAAATTCAACTTTGTCTCAAATGTTGGcgaaaaaaatagtttctgttggcGAAGTCGAGTTGGCGAAGATGATTCCTCTGCATGGGGAGGTAGGCCTATGGAaagcatttttatcatttaatggCTTTGCCCAGCTATCCGTAATTGACATTGAAGATATCAGCAACATCATTTTGACTAGTCATAATTACATTTTGGATAGTTGTAATAGTGATTGGGGATATCTGCGGAGCTGAACGTATGGTTCTCCCGGGCTGAAATAGCCGTCATTGGCCAGTACGCAAGCGGACAGTGCGAGGTCTTCATGACAGCCATGGCAGAAAACTTCATGGCAGCTAGtagattgtgttttattttgcttgGCACGAAATCACTGGAGTTGCTTTTGTTTACATATATATGAGAAACTGTGTTGTACTACTACACCTTCCAAGCAATTATTTTGATGATTTCAGGTTTTTGAAAGTATCTATAAAATGCCTCAATGATGTGGGTGTTGTTCTAGCTTATTTGCTAGGCACTTCATAATGGTGGCCATCAATTCTGTCGAttgtagcctattttaaaaaaGGCTTTTGTTTTGCATTTAATCACTTGGACTGTAAGGGTGTTGCAGGCACGtacactccaatacggcaggggaggcactgcctcaccagccccacctgagaatgatgagatgcagtaaatgtgaataatagtaacaataacagctattgttttcgagcatctgcaccataactaccatttgagcagtacag includes:
- the LOC134437502 gene encoding GTPase IMAP family member 7-like isoform X2 translates to MAESVKSVEEETEITDGEGKRMEESVQSLAKLEITDEAGRRMEESVQSLEKEKEITDEEGKRMEESVQSLSEWRIVLLGKSGDGKSSTGNTILGEDVFEVKSSPCAVTNKCEDRSKTVNGRKITLIDTPGFLDPITKRDIEPEIAKCLMLSSPGPHAFILVLKAARFTQGQMDVLNKILELFTSEVFNHALIVFTFGEELRVRGQTIQQFLEEGSNQDSEKKDATLPSLVKKCGDRYLVIDNRDWKERQEGEYSNRRQIEKLFDTIGEMVQRNGGGYYTEEQGDGATGVLQGLKGALTKLFDVGRSHSEAQK
- the LOC134437502 gene encoding GTPase IMAP family member 7-like isoform X1; its protein translation is MAESVKSVGRCICCPVTYEVNPDSAVTEEETEITDGEGKRMEESVQSLAKLEITDEAGRRMEESVQSLEKEKEITDEEGKRMEESVQSLSEWRIVLLGKSGDGKSSTGNTILGEDVFEVKSSPCAVTNKCEDRSKTVNGRKITLIDTPGFLDPITKRDIEPEIAKCLMLSSPGPHAFILVLKAARFTQGQMDVLNKILELFTSEVFNHALIVFTFGEELRVRGQTIQQFLEEGSNQDSEKKDATLPSLVKKCGDRYLVIDNRDWKERQEGEYSNRRQIEKLFDTIGEMVQRNGGGYYTEEQGDGATGVLQGLKGALTKLFDVGRSHSEAQK
- the LOC134437502 gene encoding GTPase IMAP family member 7-like isoform X3, with the translated sequence MAESVKSVGRCICCPVTYEVNPDSAVTEEETEITDGEGKRMEESVQSLAKLEITDEAGRRMEESVQSLGEWRIVLLGKSGDGKSSTGNTILGEDVFEVKSSPCAVTNKCEDRSKTVNGRKITLIDTPGFLDPITKRDIEPEIAKCLMLSSPGPHAFILVLKAARFTQGQMDVLNKILELFTSEVFNHALIVFTFGEELRVRGQTIQQFLEEGSNQDSEKKDATLPSLVKKCGDRYLVIDNRDWKERQEGEYSNRRQIEKLFDTIGEMVQRNGGGYYTEEQGDGATGVLQGLKGALTKLFDVGRSHSEAQK